A genomic segment from Corylus avellana chromosome ca5, CavTom2PMs-1.0 encodes:
- the LOC132180674 gene encoding ABC transporter B family member 19 — protein MAEATEAKTLPEAEKKKEQSLPFYQLFSFADKYDWLLMVSGSVGAIIHGSSMPVFFLLFGEMVNGFGKNQSDLKKMTEEVSKYALYFVYLGLVVCLSSYAEIACWMYTGERQVSTLRKKYLEAVLKQDVGFFDTDARTGDIVFSVSTDTLLVQDAISEKVGNFIHYLSTFLAGLVVGFVSAWRLALLSVAVIPGIAFAGGLYAYTLTGLTSKSRESYANAGIIAEQGIAQVRTVYSYVGESKALNSYSDAIQNTLKLGYKAGMAKGLGLGCTYGIACMSWALVFWYAGVFIRNGQTDGGKAFTAIFSAIVGGMSLGQSFSNLGAFSKGKAAGYKLMEIIKQKPSIIQDPLDGKCLPEVNGNIEFKDVTFSYPSRPDVIIFRNFSIFFPAGKTVAVVGGSGSGKSTVVSLIERFYDPNQGQVLLDNVDIKTLQLKWLRDQIGLVNQEPALFATTILENILYGKPDATMAEVEASASAANAHSFITLLPHGYNTQVGERGVQLSGGQKQRIAIARAMLKNPKILLLDEATSALDAGSESIVQEALDRLMVGRTTVVVAHRLSTIRNVDSIAVIQQGQVVETGTHEELIAKAGAYASLIRFQEMVRNRGFSNPSTRRSRSSRLSHSLSTKSLSLRSGSLRNLSYSYSTGADGRIEMISNAETDRKNPAPDGYFFRLLKLNAPEWPYSIMGAVGSVLSGFIGPTFAIVMSNMIEVFYYRNPASMERKTKEYVFIYIGAGLYAVVAYLIQHYFFSIMGENLTTRVRRMMLAAILRNEVGWFDEEEHNSSLLASRLATDAADVKSAIAERISVILQNMTSLLTSFIVAFIVEWRVSLLILATFPLLVLANFAQQLSLKGFAGDTAKAHAKTSMIAGEGVSNIRTVAAFNAQNKIISLFSHELRVPQQRSLARSQSAGLLFGLSQLALYASEALILWYGAHLVSKGVSTFSKVIKVFVVLVVTANSVAETVSLAPEIIRGGEAVGSVFSILDRQTRIDPDDPEAEPVESIRGEIELRHVDFAYPSRPDIMVFKDLNLRIRAGQSQALVGASGSGKSSVIALIERFYDPVAGKVMIDGKDIRRLNLKSLRLKIGLVQQEPILFASSIFENIAYGKEGVTEAEVIEAARAANVHGFVSGLPDGYKTPVGERGVQLSGGQKQRIAIARAVLKDPTILLLDEATSALDAESECVLQEALERLMRGRTTVLVAHRLSTIRGVDNIGVVQDGRIVEQGSHAELLSRADGAYSRLLQLQHHHI, from the exons ATGGCCGAGGCTACAGAGGCAAAAACACTGCCTGAGgctgagaagaagaaggagcAGAGCCTACCCTTTTACCAACTCTTCTCTTTTGCAGACAAGTATGACTGGTTGCTCATGGTCTCTGGGAGCGTGGGAGCCATTATCCATGGCTCTTCCATgcctgttttctttcttcttttcggTGAAATGGTTAATGGGTTCGGCAAAAATCAATCCGATTTGAAGAAAATGACCGAAGAAGTTTCAAAG TATGCTCTCTATTTTGTATACCTTGGTCTCGTTGTTTGCTTATCATCCTATGCAG AGATTGCATGCTGGATGTACACCGGGGAGAGGCAAGTGAGCACGCTGAGAAAGAAGTATTTGGAAGCAGTGCTAAAACAGGACGTTGGGTTCTTTGACACGGATGCTAGAACAGGGGATATAGTTTTCAGTGTCTCCACAGACACCCTTCTAGTCCAAGATGCCATTAGCGAGAAG GTGGGGAACTTCATACACTATCTATCAACGTTTCTGGCGGGACTGGTGGTTGGTTTTGTGTCAGCATGGAGGCTAGCATTGCTAAGTGTGGCGGTCATACCGGGAATTGCTTTTGCTGGGGGCTTATACGCGTATACGCTCACAGGCCTTACATCCAAGAGTCGTGAGTCCTACGCGAATGCTGGTATCATTGCAGAGCAG GGCATTGCGCAAGTTCGGACGGTTTACTCTTATGTTGGTGAGAGCAAGGCCCTAAATTCATACTCAGATGCAATACAGAACACATTAAAGCTTGGGTACAAAGCTGGAATGGCCAAAGGTCTGGGGCTAGGATGTACCTATGGCATAGCATGCATGTCATGGGCACTTGTTTTCTGGTATGCTGGTGTATTTATCAGGAATGGACAGACTGATGGAGGGAAGGCATTCACGGCAATTTTCTCTGCAATTGTTGGAGGAAT GAGTTTGGGTCAGTCATTTTCAAATCTAGGGGCATTCAGCAAAGGCAAAGCCGCTGGATACAAGTTGATGGAGATCATCAAGCAGAAGCCCTCCATAATCCAAGACCCCTTAGATGGAAAGTGCTTGCCTGAGGTTAATGGCAATATAGAGTTCAAGGATGTTACTTTCAGCTACCCATCGAGACCAGATGTTATTATCTTTCGAAATTTCTCAATATTCTTCCCCGCTGGAAAGACTGTTGCTGTTGTTGGTGGTAGTGGGTCAGGAAAAAGCACTGTTGTGTCTCTGATAGAAAGGTTCTATGATCCGAATCAAG GCCAAGTTTTGTTGGACAATGTGGACATAAAGACACTGCAATTGAAATGGTTGCGTGACCAGATTGGGCTGGTGAACCAAGAACCTGCACTCTTTGCTACCACCATACTTGAGAACATACTCTATGGGAAGCCTGATGCAACAATGGCTGAAGTGGAAGCTTCTGCTTCTGCTGCAAATGCTCATAGCTTCATTACCTTGCTTCCTCATGGGTATAATACTCAG GTGGGAGAGCGAGGAGTGCAACTCTCTGGGGGCCAAAAGCAGAGGATCGCAATTGCGCGAGCTATGCTGAAGAACCCAAAGATCCTCCTCCTTGATGAAGCAACTAGTGCTCTTGATGCTGGTTCGGAGAGCATTGTTCAAGAAGCTTTAGACCGTCTCATGGTTGGTAGAACTACTGTAGTTGTTGCCCATCGCCTCTCCACCATTAGAAATGTCGATTCAATTGCAGTTATACAGCAAGGGCAAGTTGTTGAGACAGGGACCCATGAAGAACTGATTGCTAAAGCGGGGGCTTATGCTTCATTAATTCGATTCCAAGAAATGGTTAGAAACAGAGGCTTCTCAAACCCATCAACCCGCCGGTCACGCTCATCACGTCTAAGCCATTCACTGTCAACAAAGTCTTTAAGCCTGCGGTCTGGCAGTTTAAGAAACCTGAGCTATTCATATAGTACTGGGGCTGATGGCCGCATAGAGATGATCTCAAATGCTGAAACAGACCGGAAAAATCCAGCCCCTGATGGCTACTTCTTCCGGCTTCTCAAGCTGAATGCTCCCGAGTGGCCCTATTCGATTATGGGTGCTGTAGGATCTGTTCTTTCTGGTTTTATTGGTCCAACATTTGCTATCGTGATGAGCAATATGATTGAGGTCTTTTACTACAGAAATCCTGCTTCAATGGAAAGGAAGACAAAGGAATATGTTTTCATTTACATTGGAGCTGGTCTCTACGCTGTAGTGGCATATTTGATACAGCATTACTTCTTTAGTATCATGGGGGAGAACCTCACTACAAGAGTTAGGAGGATGATGCTTGCAG CAATCCTAAGGAATGAAGTGGGGTGGTTTGATGAGGAGGAGCACAATTCAAGCCTTCTTGCATCACGCCTGGCCACGGATGCTGCTGATGTGAAATCCGCAATTGCTGAGAGGATTTCTGTCATACTCCAGAACATGACTTCACTCCTCACTTCATTCATAGTTGCTTTCATAGTGGAATGGAGGGTCTCCCTTCTCATCCTAGCAACCTTTCCTCTTCTAGTCTTGGCAAACTTTGCTCAG CAACTGTCTCTCAAAGGGTTTGCTGGAGACACAGCAAAAGCCCATGCCAAGACCAGCATGATTGCAGGGGAGGGGGTGAGCAATATCCGAACTGTTGCAGCCTTCAATGCTCAAAACAAGATAATCTCCCTGTTCTCCCATGAGCTCCGGGTCCCTCAGCAGAGAAGCCTAGCCCGCAGCCAAAGTGCTGGCCTTCTCTTTGGCCTCTCCCAGCTTGCTCTTTATGCATCCGAGGCCCTCATTCTGTGGTATGGTGCCCACCTTGTCAGCAAAGGGGTCTCCACCTTCTCAAAGGTCATTAAGGTTTTTGTAGTCCTGGTCGTTACAGCCAATTCAGTTGCAGAAACCGTTAGTCTTGCTCCTGAGATAATTAGAGGTGGTGAAGCTGTTGGTTCAGTCTTTTCAATTCTTGACCGACAAACCAGGATAGACCCGGATGATCCTGAGGCTGAGCCGGTTGAATCAATTCGAGGAGAGATTGAACTTAGACATGTTGATTTTGCATACCCTTCAAGGCCTGATATCATGGTGTTCAAAGACCTCAACCTTAGAATCCGCGCTGGCCAGAGCCAAGCTCTTGTTGGGGCTAGTGGGTCTGGCAAGAGTTCTGTGATTGCATTGATCGAACGTTTCTATGATCCAGTGGCTGGGAAAGTTATGATTGATGGGAAGGACATCAGGCGGTTGAACTTGAAGTCCCTTAGGCTTAAAATTGGATTGGTACAACAAGAACCAATCCTCTTTGCATCTAGCATTTTTGAAAACATTGCTTATGGAAAAGAAGGGGTAACAGAGGCCGAGGTAATTGAAGCTGCCCGTGCTGCCAATGTTCATGGTTTTGTTAGTGGCTTGCCTGATGGTTACAAAACTCCAGTTGGTGAGAGAGGAGTTCAGCTCTCTGGTggacaaaaacaaagaattgcAATTGCCAGGGCGGTTCTCAAGGACCCCACAATTCTTCTACTAGATGAAGCCACCAGCGCGCTTGATGCTGAATCAGAGTGTGTCCTTCAAGAAGCACTTGAGAGGCTAATGAGGGGCCGCACCACTGTGCTTGTGGCTCACCGTTTGTCAACAATCAGAGGAGTGGACAACATTGGAGTAGTGCAAGACGGGCGCATTGTAGAACAAGGCAGCCACGCCGAACTGCTAAGCCGAGCCGACGGGGCATATTCTAGACTCTTGCAGCTGCAGCACCATCACATATGA